Proteins from a single region of Oncorhynchus nerka isolate Pitt River unplaced genomic scaffold, Oner_Uvic_2.0 unplaced_scaffold_5608, whole genome shotgun sequence:
- the LOC135566351 gene encoding uncharacterized protein LOC135566351, which yields TVAASSSSSSSSSPSSSSLTAAVMLTLADTPVSSSSSSQNSVVSLECRTDNPPRPLHTNTLPTELTTHPGPSTPTPSNRTDNPPRPLHTNTLPTEPYMPLTHAPDPSTAFQQARTSIHQQTTDPAARPLHPAPLQQKTDNPPRPLHANTLPTEVTTHQAPPHQHPSNRSDNPPRPLHTNTLPTELTTHPGPSTPTPFQQSGQPTQAPPHQHPSNRTDNPPRPLHQHPSNRADQPTQAPPHQHPSNRTDNLQAPHANTLQQVTTHPGPSHQHPPTELTTHPGPSTPTPSNRTDNPPRPLHANPFDRVTATQAPPHHHLQQSDSHPGPDLHATRLPTN from the exons GTACAGTGGctgcatcttcctcctcctcctcttcctcgtccCCGTCCTCCAGCTCTCTAACAGCAGCGGTGATGTTGACACTAGCCGACACTCCTGTgtcgtcctcttcctcctctcagaaCTCTGTGGTGTCTTTAGAATGTAG AACGGACAACCCACCCAGGCCCCTCCACACCAACACCCTTCCAACAGAACTGACAACCCACCCAGGCCCCTCCACACCAACACCCTCCAACAGAACGGACAACCCACCCAGGCCCCTCCACACCAACACCCTTCCAACAGAGCCGTACATGCCCTTGACCCATGCCCCAGACCCCTCCACAGCCTTCCAACAGGCCCGCACCAGCATCCACCAGCAGACGACAGACCCAGCCGCCAGGCCCCTCCACCCAGCACCCCTCCAACAGAA AACTGACAACCCACCCAGGCCCCTCCACGCCAACACCCTTCCAACAGAAGTGACAACCCACCAGGCCCCTCCACACCAACACCCTTCCAACAGAAGTGACAACCCACCCAGGCCCCTCCACACCAACACCCTTCCAACAGAACTGACAACCCACCCAGGCCCCTCCACACCAACACCCTTCCAACAGAGCGGACAACCCACCCAGGCCCCTCCACACCAACACCCTTCCAACAGAACTGACAACCCACCCAGGCCCCTCCACCAACACCCCTCCAACAGAGCGGACCAACCCACCCAGGCCCCTCCACACCAACACCCTTCCAACAGAACTGACAACCTACAGGCCCCTCACGCCAACACCCTTCAGCAAGTGACAACCCACCCAGGCCCCTCCCACCAACACCCTCCAACAGAACTGACAACCCACCCAGGCCCCTCCACGCCAACACCCTCCAACAGAACTGACAACCCACCCAGGCCCCTCCACGCCAACCCCTTCGACAGAGTGACAGCCACCCAGGCCCCACCGCACCACCACCTCCAACAGAGCGACAGCCACCCAGGCCCAGACCTCCACGCAACACGCCTTCCAACAAACTGA